The sequence TGATAGTGTTGGTGATTCACCTGTTGTTCCACAGATTATTATGGCATCGGTACTTTGTTCAACGTGCCAGTTAATTAATTCCTCTAGTTTTTGATAGTTCACCTGATTTTTATGAAATGGTGTTACTATTGCTACTCCTGATCCTTTAAACATTTTATCCCATCCTTTTTAGTAATAATTCAGCTATTTGAACTGTGTTAGTTGCAGCACCTTTTCTTATGTTGTCGGCTACAACCCAAAGATTTAAACCATTTTCTAAACTATAATCTCTCCTTATTCTGCCTACATAGATATCATCTGTTCCATGAGCGTTGATGGCCATAGGGTAGCTGTTATTTTCCGGGTCATCCACCACTTTTATTCCATGGCTATTTTTTAGTAACTCCACTGCTTTTTGTATCTCAAAGTCTTTCTCAAGTTCTAGGTTGACCGAGATGCTGTGACAATTTTCCACTGGGACCCTTACCGTTGTGGCAGTTATCTTTAGTGATTGATCACCTAGGATTTTTTTTGTTTCTTCTATCATTTTTATCTCTTCTTTTGTATAACCATTTTCTAAAAATACATCTATATGTGGCAAGCAGTTATTGGCGATGGGATGTGGGTAGTTTGTAGGTGCTTCTCCCTTTAATCCCCTATGCAGATCTTCTATTCCTGCCATGCCAGATCCAGAGACTGCCTGATATGTTGAGTAGACAATACGTTTAATTTTGTATTTGTCATGGAGCACTTTCAGTGGCACAACTGCTTGAATTGTACTACAGTTAGGATTAGCTATAATCCCCTTGTGCCATGAAACATCATCTTCATTAACTTCAGGGACTATGAGGGGTACGTCATTTTCCATTCGCCATGCGCTGCTGTTGTCCACAACGATTATACCTTTATTTTTTGCCATAGGGGCAAACTTTCTGCTGATGTTTCCACCTGCGGAAAATAGGGCTATATCAATATTTTTGTCAAAGGAGTTTTCGTTTAGTACTTCAACTGTATATTCTTTTCCCATGAATTGTATTTTTGCGCCCTTTGATTTTTCTGAGGCAAAGAAGTATATGTTATCCACTGGGAACTGTCTTTCTTCTAGAATTTTGATGAATGTGGTTCCCACCATTCCAGTGGCGCCTATGATGGCAAGGTTTGCTTTTTTCATTGTGATTCACCTCCGTTATGGCTCGTTTCGTGGGTCTGCCAACGCTGAAGCATTGGCTACAATTGGTTGGGGTGTGTACCTAGTGTGTTAGAGGGATCCTTATAGACAATCAGTTGTAGCCCATCCCTTTAGGGTGGGGGTCTTGGGTTGGTTTGTTCTGTGGGTCTACCAACGCTGAAGCATTGGCTACAATTGGTTGGGGTGTGGGACCTAGTGTGTTAGAGGGATCCTTATAGACAATCAGTTGTAGCCCATCCCTTTAGGGTGGGGGTCTTGGGTTGGTTTGTTCTGTGGGTCTGCCAACGCTGAAGCATTGGCTACAATTGGTTGGGGTGTGGGTGATTATATTCTCCTCTACAGATTAGTTGTGCTGGGCCTGTCATGTAGATTCCCTTTTGTTTTTGCTCAATTGTTAGTGTGCCACCTGGCACTTGCACATTTACATTTCTTGTTGTGTGTCCTAAAAGTGAGGTAATAATCGCTGCTGCTGCTGATCCTGTTCCACAGGATAGGGTTTTTCCTACTCCCCGTTCATATGTTTTTACTTTTATATTTTCTTTGTCTAGTATTTCAGTAAAGTTTACATTAATTCTTTTGGGAAACATACTGTGAGTTTCTATTAGTTTGCCATAATGGCCAATATCTATTTGTTCTAAGTTTTCAACAATAATCACGGCATGGAGTGTACCCATTGTTAGTATGGAC comes from Alkalicella caledoniensis and encodes:
- a CDS encoding aspartate-semialdehyde dehydrogenase, with translation MKKANLAIIGATGMVGTTFIKILEERQFPVDNIYFFASEKSKGAKIQFMGKEYTVEVLNENSFDKNIDIALFSAGGNISRKFAPMAKNKGIIVVDNSSAWRMENDVPLIVPEVNEDDVSWHKGIIANPNCSTIQAVVPLKVLHDKYKIKRIVYSTYQAVSGSGMAGIEDLHRGLKGEAPTNYPHPIANNCLPHIDVFLENGYTKEEIKMIEETKKILGDQSLKITATTVRVPVENCHSISVNLELEKDFEIQKAVELLKNSHGIKVVDDPENNSYPMAINAHGTDDIYVGRIRRDYSLENGLNLWVVADNIRKGAATNTVQIAELLLKRMG